The window AGACTGCGCGAGGAACCGTTTGAAATGCTTCTAACGGACATCGTGATGCCGGAGATGGACGGGATCGAACTGGCGCGCCGCGCCAGCGAACTCGACCCCGATATCAAGATTATGTTCATCACCGGCTTCGCCGCCGTGGCGCTGAATTCGGATTCGGAAGCGCCGAAAAACGCCAAGGTGCTGGCCAAGCCGGTCCACCTGCGCGAATTGGTCAGCGAAGTGAACAAGATGCTGGCGGCCTGAGGCCAGCCGGTTTTTTACGAAAAAGAGGCAAGGATTGGCCCTCCGGCGTCCTTGCCTGTCTCAACCTGAGCCGTTATACGGACCGCACCCGTAAAGACTGGACTTAGGGCGCGTAGCT is drawn from Nitrobacteraceae bacterium AZCC 2146 and contains these coding sequences:
- a CDS encoding two-component system cell cycle response regulator CpdR (product_source=KO:K13589; cath_funfam=3.40.50.2300; cog=COG2204; ko=KO:K13589; pfam=PF00072; smart=SM00448; superfamily=52172), whose protein sequence is MHKILLAEDDNDMRRFLVKALENAGFQVSSHDNGLSAYQRLREEPFEMLLTDIVMPEMDGIELARRASELDPDIKIMFITGFAAVALNSDSEAPKNAKVLAKPVHLRELVSEVNKMLAA